The proteins below come from a single Silene latifolia isolate original U9 population unplaced genomic scaffold, ASM4854445v1 scaffold_73, whole genome shotgun sequence genomic window:
- the LOC141640191 gene encoding GEM-like protein 1, translating to MATNTSTAITIPSTNPYLHTTPAPPPSSSSSDAVNNLGRRFDSAAKKAETFAGNLYNHIRTGPGLVDIAMTRLDQAARVIADGGCKNVFRKEFGDINGEKLKDAFACYLSTTTGPVLGTLYISNKRVGFRSDNPVWTGYSQQGGPGQWVYYKVVLMADQIMAANSSSNPVRPGEKYIVVLTKDGHEFWFMAFIFYDKAFKNLNKLIQHWE from the coding sequence ATGGCAACCAACACCTCCACAGCAATCACCATCCCCTCTACAAACCCATACCTCCACACCACCCCGGCACCGCCACCGTCATCGTCGTCATCCGATGCCGTCAACAATCTCGGCCGTCGATTCGATTCCGCTGCCAAAAAAGCTGAAACCTTCGCTGGAAACCTCTACAACCACATCCGAACCGGACCCGGTTTGGTCGACATTGCCATGACCCGGCTCGACCAGGCCGCCCGGGTTATCGCTGATGGGGGCTGCAAGAACGTGTTTAGAAAGGAATTTGGTGATATTAATGGAGAAAAGCTTAAAGATGCTTTTGCTTGTTACTTGTCTACAACTACTGGACCGGTTTTGGGGACGTTGTATATTTCGAACAAGCGGGTTGGTTTCAGGAGTGATAATCCCGTCTGGACCGGTTATAGTCAGCAGGGTGGACCGGGTCAGTGGGTTTATTATAAGGTAGTTTTGATGGCGGATCAGATAATGGCGGCGAACTCATCGTCAAACCCGGTTCGACCGGGAGAAAAGTATATTGTTGTTTTGACAAAGGATGGGCATGAGTTTTGGTTCATGGCTTTTATATTTTATGATAAGGCGTTTAAGAATTTGAACAAGCTTATTCAACATTGGGAATGA